In Kitasatospora gansuensis, a genomic segment contains:
- a CDS encoding DUF5682 family protein, with the protein MSDAAVTLLGIRHHGPGSARAVAAALERLRPDVVLIEGPPEADAVVGLAAEPGMVPPVALLAHAVDDPAQAAFWPFAAFSPEWVAIRYALDQGVPVRFIDLPAAYGLASGAEVPGGTSAPDGPGPENPGAEGEFPYDPIGQLAAAAGHADSESWWEDVVEHRAPSADPAADAPAPFAAVAEAMTALRERAATSRRDELREAYMRQAVRAARRAKYARIAVVCGAWHVPALSSMPTVAHDRALLAGLPKKVKTEITWVPWTHRRLSQHTGYGAGIDSPGWYHHLFTNGAPGEGSSSGRSRALAYWMTRVAELLRAEDHPVSSAHVIEAVRLAETLAAMRGRPLAGLAETLDAVRSVMCDGSEVALALVQDRLVVGDALGEVPESAPTVPLQRDLSRLQRSLRLKPEPEQRELDLDLRKENDTARSLLLHRLRLLGIDWGSPARSTVNSTGTFRESWRLRWQPEFAVRIAVAAQWGTTVEAAATGRAVERAARATALPQLTELVEHCLLAGLPAALPAVMRALADRAALDTDVAQLAEALPALVRALRYGDVRGTDSAALEGVARGLADRICVGLPPACVGLDAEQAGVLRGHLESVHAAIGLLEADEPARAAEPAESSADELGERWAATLRSLARRQPQAGSGAGVPGLLRGRATRLLLDGGRIDSEEAGQRLGLALSHGNQPADTAGWVEGFLAGSGVLLLHDPALLGLLDRWLSGVPAESFTDVLPLLRRTFAALEAGVRRTVGERVAAGALDGTAAGASAEPPAELDVERADAALPVLTLLLGLGSAPATGTATTVARIPRQTDRRSAG; encoded by the coding sequence ATGAGCGACGCAGCGGTGACGTTGCTGGGCATCCGGCACCACGGCCCGGGCTCGGCCCGGGCGGTGGCCGCCGCACTGGAGCGGCTGCGGCCGGATGTGGTGCTGATCGAGGGCCCGCCCGAGGCGGACGCCGTGGTCGGGCTGGCGGCCGAGCCCGGTATGGTGCCGCCGGTCGCCCTGCTGGCCCACGCGGTGGACGACCCGGCGCAGGCGGCGTTCTGGCCGTTCGCGGCCTTCTCCCCGGAGTGGGTGGCGATCCGGTACGCCCTCGACCAGGGCGTGCCCGTCCGGTTCATCGACCTGCCGGCGGCGTACGGCCTGGCGTCGGGTGCGGAAGTGCCGGGGGGCACTTCCGCACCCGACGGGCCCGGGCCCGAAAACCCCGGCGCCGAGGGCGAGTTCCCGTACGACCCGATCGGGCAGCTGGCCGCCGCGGCCGGTCACGCCGACTCCGAGAGCTGGTGGGAGGACGTGGTCGAGCACCGCGCCCCGTCCGCCGACCCGGCGGCCGACGCGCCGGCCCCGTTCGCCGCCGTCGCCGAAGCGATGACGGCGCTGCGCGAGCGCGCCGCCACCAGTCGCCGGGACGAGCTCCGCGAGGCGTACATGCGGCAGGCGGTCCGGGCCGCCCGGCGCGCCAAGTACGCCCGGATCGCGGTGGTCTGCGGCGCCTGGCACGTCCCGGCCCTGAGCAGCATGCCGACCGTCGCGCACGACCGCGCACTGCTGGCCGGGCTGCCGAAGAAGGTGAAGACCGAGATCACCTGGGTGCCCTGGACACACCGCAGGCTCTCCCAGCACACCGGCTACGGCGCGGGCATCGACTCGCCCGGCTGGTACCACCACCTGTTCACCAACGGCGCTCCGGGGGAGGGGAGTTCGAGCGGCCGATCGCGGGCACTGGCGTACTGGATGACCAGGGTCGCCGAGCTGCTGCGGGCCGAGGACCACCCGGTCTCCTCGGCCCATGTGATCGAGGCGGTCCGGCTGGCCGAGACGCTCGCGGCGATGCGCGGCCGCCCGCTGGCCGGGCTGGCCGAGACGCTGGACGCCGTCCGGTCGGTGATGTGCGACGGCTCCGAGGTCGCCCTCGCACTCGTGCAGGACAGGCTGGTGGTCGGCGACGCGCTCGGCGAGGTCCCGGAGTCGGCGCCGACGGTGCCGCTGCAACGGGATCTGAGCAGGCTTCAGCGCAGCCTGCGGCTCAAACCCGAGCCGGAGCAGCGCGAGCTCGACCTCGACCTGCGGAAGGAGAACGACACCGCCCGTTCGCTGCTGCTGCACCGGCTGCGGCTGCTCGGCATCGACTGGGGCAGCCCGGCCCGATCCACCGTCAACTCGACCGGCACCTTCCGGGAGAGCTGGCGGCTGCGCTGGCAGCCGGAGTTCGCGGTCCGGATCGCGGTGGCCGCCCAGTGGGGCACCACGGTAGAGGCGGCCGCCACCGGCCGCGCGGTCGAGCGGGCCGCCCGGGCGACCGCCCTGCCGCAGCTCACCGAGCTGGTCGAGCACTGCCTGCTGGCCGGGCTGCCCGCCGCGCTGCCCGCCGTGATGCGGGCGCTCGCCGACCGGGCCGCCCTGGACACCGACGTGGCCCAGCTCGCCGAGGCGCTCCCGGCCCTGGTCCGGGCGCTGCGGTACGGCGACGTCCGGGGGACCGACAGCGCCGCCCTGGAGGGCGTCGCCCGGGGCCTCGCCGACCGGATCTGCGTCGGGCTGCCACCGGCCTGCGTCGGGCTGGACGCGGAGCAGGCGGGTGTCCTGCGCGGCCACCTGGAGAGCGTGCACGCCGCGATCGGCCTGCTGGAGGCGGACGAACCGGCCCGGGCGGCGGAGCCCGCCGAGTCGTCCGCAGACGAGCTCGGCGAGCGCTGGGCCGCCACCCTGCGCTCGCTGGCGCGGCGTCAGCCCCAGGCCGGGTCCGGGGCCGGCGTGCCCGGGCTGCTCCGGGGCCGGGCCACCCGGCTGCTGCTGGACGGCGGGCGGATCGACTCCGAGGAGGCCGGGCAGCGGCTCGGCCTGGCCCTCTCGCACGGCAACCAGCCGGCCGACACGGCGGGCTGGGTGGAGGGCTTCCTGGCGGGCAGCGGCGTCCTGCTGCTGCACGACCCGGCGCTGCTCGGCCTGCTCGACCGTTGGCTGAGCGGGGTGCCCGCCGAGTCGTTCACCGACGTCCTGCCGCTGCTGCGGCGGACGTTCGCCGCCCTGGAGGCCGGGGTCCGCCGCACCGTCGGCGAGCGGGTCGCGGCCGGAGCCCTGGACGGCACTGCAGCGGGGGCCTCGGCCGAGCCGCCCGCCGAGCTGGACGTCGAACGCGCCGACGCCGCCCTGCCGGTGCTCACCCTGCTGCTGGGCCTGGGCAGCGCCCCGGCCACCGGCACGGCCACCACCGTGGCCCGGATCCCCCGTCAGACCGACCGCAGGAGTGCCGGATGA
- a CDS encoding cobalamin B12-binding domain-containing protein — protein MGVSGPIRVVVAKPGLDGHDRGAKVIARALRDAGMEVIYTGLHQTPEQVVDTAIQEDADGIGLSILSGAHMTLCARVIELLKERDAADIKVFCGGIIPEADIIELKRIGVADIFTPGTPTRDVVAWVEANLRVAS, from the coding sequence ATGGGTGTGTCAGGGCCGATCCGTGTGGTCGTCGCAAAGCCGGGGCTTGACGGCCACGACCGGGGCGCGAAGGTGATCGCGCGCGCCCTGCGGGACGCCGGTATGGAGGTCATCTACACCGGCCTGCACCAGACGCCCGAGCAGGTCGTCGACACCGCGATCCAGGAGGACGCGGACGGCATCGGCCTGTCCATCCTGTCGGGCGCTCACATGACGCTCTGCGCCCGGGTGATCGAGCTGCTCAAGGAGCGGGACGCGGCGGACATCAAGGTCTTCTGCGGCGGGATCATCCCGGAGGCCGACATCATCGAGCTCAAGCGGATCGGCGTCGCGGACATCTTCACCCCGGGCACCCCGACCCGCGACGTGGTCGCCTGGGTCGAGGCGAACCTCCGCGTCGCCAGCTGA
- a CDS encoding DUF5691 domain-containing protein — MTLTDPWQELHTTALLGTDRRPLPPTPTGPAAEVDRSDPATALLDLAALETVRRRAGARPEPAVQPPAPAAGDPRPEPPSAAVRRLTVLLGGHHTGTANLGELLPQWLAAARRYDYRAPAAAVPALLDAARARSELRPDVVALAGPLGRWLAGQNPDWKYVHRTATEQPAAEPDEQLWLEGLFAERVTLISRLRRTEPTAALELLSGTWSTERAEDRLLFLDALHEGLSLADESFLEAALTDRSKNVRATAAELLSTLPESALAVRMAERAQDAVRLEADGSRLTVSPPVECDAGMQRDGIPLKSPTGRGQRAWWFGEVIAAAPLAHWTAETGLTPEQLLRLPVSDVDPGGPDWTEDLHEAWARAAVRQQHVGWARALLGPAPHRGGSRQVRTADTPAAGAPARLLAVLPESERAAWTAAFIQTHGLGEAFQLLGACATPWTPPLSTAVVAALERAAASGAYPWSHSGVLGMTERALAPETAPAVAALAADATPNSAWADTLARLAETLRFRAVMLAELAG, encoded by the coding sequence ATGACGCTCACCGACCCCTGGCAGGAGCTGCACACCACCGCCCTGCTCGGCACCGACCGCCGCCCCCTGCCGCCCACCCCCACCGGCCCGGCCGCCGAGGTGGACCGGTCCGACCCGGCCACCGCGCTGCTCGACCTGGCCGCGCTGGAGACCGTCCGCCGCCGCGCCGGAGCCCGTCCCGAGCCGGCGGTCCAGCCGCCCGCGCCGGCCGCCGGGGACCCCCGCCCTGAGCCGCCGTCAGCGGCGGTACGCCGGCTGACCGTGCTGCTCGGCGGCCATCACACCGGCACCGCCAACCTGGGCGAGCTGCTCCCCCAGTGGCTCGCCGCCGCCCGCCGGTACGACTACCGGGCCCCGGCGGCGGCCGTCCCGGCCCTGCTGGACGCCGCCCGCGCGCGCAGCGAGCTGCGCCCGGACGTGGTGGCCCTCGCCGGTCCGCTCGGCCGCTGGCTCGCGGGGCAGAATCCGGACTGGAAGTACGTCCACCGCACCGCCACCGAGCAGCCGGCCGCCGAGCCGGACGAACAGCTCTGGCTGGAGGGCCTGTTCGCCGAGCGGGTCACCCTGATCTCCCGGCTGCGCCGGACCGAGCCGACCGCCGCGCTGGAGTTGCTGAGCGGCACCTGGTCCACCGAGCGCGCCGAGGACCGGCTGCTCTTCCTAGACGCCCTGCACGAGGGCCTGTCCCTCGCCGACGAGAGCTTCCTGGAGGCGGCGCTCACCGATCGGAGCAAGAACGTCCGGGCCACCGCCGCCGAGCTGCTCTCCACCCTGCCGGAGTCGGCCCTGGCCGTCCGGATGGCGGAGCGTGCCCAGGACGCCGTGCGCTTGGAGGCGGACGGCAGCCGACTGACCGTCAGCCCGCCCGTGGAGTGCGACGCCGGCATGCAGCGGGACGGCATACCGCTCAAGTCGCCCACCGGCCGCGGGCAGCGGGCCTGGTGGTTCGGTGAGGTGATCGCCGCCGCGCCGCTCGCGCACTGGACGGCGGAGACCGGGCTCACCCCGGAGCAGCTGCTCCGACTGCCCGTCAGCGACGTGGACCCGGGCGGTCCGGACTGGACCGAGGACCTGCACGAGGCGTGGGCCCGCGCGGCGGTCCGTCAGCAGCACGTCGGCTGGGCCCGCGCCCTGCTCGGTCCGGCGCCCCACCGCGGCGGCAGTCGGCAGGTACGTACGGCGGACACGCCTGCGGCGGGCGCACCGGCCCGGCTGCTCGCCGTCCTGCCGGAGTCCGAACGGGCCGCCTGGACGGCTGCGTTCATCCAGACCCACGGGCTCGGCGAGGCGTTCCAGCTGCTCGGCGCCTGCGCCACGCCCTGGACCCCGCCGCTGAGCACCGCCGTCGTCGCGGCGCTGGAGCGGGCCGCCGCCTCGGGGGCATACCCGTGGAGTCACAGCGGGGTGCTCGGCATGACCGAGCGCGCCCTCGCGCCCGAGACCGCACCCGCGGTCGCCGCCCTGGCCGCCGACGCGACGCCGAACTCGGCCTGGGCGGACACCCTGGCCCGGCTCGCCGAGACGCTCCGGTTCAGGGCCGTCATGCTCGCCGAGCTGGCGGGCTGA
- a CDS encoding SWIM zinc finger family protein, with product MEERWSTEHVLSLAPDQPSRKAAGKLSAPTPWSATGQGEGTLWGLCKGSGSTPYRTVVELTTPAYKCSCPSRKFPCKHALGLLLLWSGDLLAITATEPPDWVAEWLSSRQQTVERRAAATTTAPADPVAAARRAARRTTRIAAGAAELRLRLADRVRHGLADEPPGDWDEVAARMVDAQAPRLAAQVRELSYLPSQERLAEYALLHLLAGAVGRADQLPEELAATVRNRVGVPADTAELLAGPTVRDRWLVLGSRDTADDRLTTRRIWLRGAKTGRPAVLLAFGGPGRAPELALPVGRLLEAELAFHPGARPLRAVLGTRYGEPEPDAAVPDGVTVGEAVAEYGRAVAEDPWAESWPTVLTGVVPVLGSDGWRLTDGQHSLPVRTGSCPEPALWRLAAVSAGHPLTVFGESGHRGFAPITAWPTNGPATPLT from the coding sequence ATGGAGGAACGCTGGAGCACCGAACACGTCCTGTCCCTCGCCCCCGACCAGCCGTCCCGCAAGGCGGCGGGCAAGCTGTCCGCCCCCACCCCCTGGTCCGCGACCGGCCAGGGCGAGGGCACGCTCTGGGGCCTGTGCAAGGGCAGCGGGAGCACGCCGTACCGAACGGTCGTCGAGCTCACCACGCCCGCCTACAAGTGCAGTTGCCCCAGCCGGAAGTTCCCGTGCAAGCACGCGCTGGGCCTGCTGCTGCTCTGGAGCGGCGACCTCCTGGCGATCACCGCGACCGAACCGCCCGACTGGGTCGCCGAGTGGCTGAGCAGCCGTCAGCAGACGGTGGAGCGCCGGGCCGCGGCCACCACCACCGCCCCGGCCGATCCGGTCGCCGCCGCCCGTCGGGCCGCCCGCCGCACCACCCGGATCGCGGCCGGCGCGGCCGAGCTCCGGCTCCGGCTGGCCGACCGGGTCCGGCACGGCCTGGCCGACGAACCGCCCGGCGACTGGGACGAGGTGGCCGCCCGGATGGTCGACGCCCAGGCCCCCCGGCTCGCCGCCCAGGTACGGGAGTTGAGCTACCTGCCGAGCCAGGAGCGGCTGGCCGAGTACGCGCTGCTGCACCTGCTGGCGGGCGCGGTCGGCCGGGCCGACCAGCTGCCCGAGGAGCTCGCCGCCACCGTCCGCAACCGGGTCGGGGTCCCCGCCGACACCGCCGAGCTGCTGGCCGGGCCGACGGTCCGGGACCGCTGGCTGGTGCTCGGCTCCCGGGACACCGCCGACGACCGGCTCACCACCCGCCGGATCTGGCTCCGCGGTGCCAAGACCGGCCGCCCCGCCGTGCTGCTCGCCTTCGGCGGCCCCGGCCGGGCCCCCGAACTCGCCCTCCCCGTCGGCCGCCTGCTGGAGGCTGAGCTCGCCTTCCACCCCGGCGCCCGGCCGTTGCGGGCCGTGCTCGGCACCAGGTACGGCGAGCCGGAGCCGGACGCCGCGGTCCCCGACGGCGTGACGGTCGGGGAGGCGGTGGCCGAGTACGGCCGGGCGGTCGCCGAGGACCCCTGGGCGGAGTCCTGGCCCACCGTGCTCACCGGCGTCGTCCCCGTACTCGGCAGCGACGGCTGGCGCCTGACGGACGGCCAGCACAGCCTCCCCGTCCGCACCGGCAGCTGCCCCGAGCCCGCCCTCTGGCGCCTCGCCGCCGTCTCGGCGGGCCACCCCCTCACCGTCTTCGGCGAATCCGGCCACCGCGGCTTCGCCCCCATCACCGCCTGGCCCACCAACGGCCCTGCCACGCCGCTCACTTAG
- a CDS encoding VWA domain-containing protein — protein sequence MTTTQFAPGPETPEQERLRRWRLVLGGDSDGTGCALTGRDAAMDGALAALYRGTETAGPGGRSGATRTAGLGGSAPQVARWLGDIREYFPTSVVQVMQQDAITRLGLERLLLEPEMLEAVEPDVHLVGTLLSLRHALPETTRETARAVVGKVVADLERRLADRTRTTLGGALDRSAKVNRPRHQDIDWGRTIRANLTNYLPEYRTVVPERLVGYARAQRAVKKEVILCVDQSGSMAPSVVHSAVFGAVLASMKSLSTRLVVFDTSVVDLTEQLTDPVDVLFATQLGGGTDINRALAYCQSRITRPADTVVVLISDLYEGGIRDEMLKRVAAMKASGVQFVALLALSDEGAPAYDHAHAAALAALGAPAFACTPDVFPEIMAAAIERRPLPIPES from the coding sequence ATGACCACCACTCAGTTCGCCCCAGGCCCCGAAACCCCCGAGCAGGAGCGGCTCCGCCGCTGGCGCCTGGTGCTCGGCGGCGACTCCGACGGCACCGGCTGCGCCCTCACCGGCCGGGACGCCGCGATGGACGGCGCCCTCGCCGCCCTCTACCGGGGCACCGAGACGGCCGGCCCCGGCGGCCGGTCCGGCGCGACCCGGACGGCCGGCCTCGGCGGCTCCGCCCCGCAGGTGGCCCGCTGGCTGGGCGACATCCGGGAGTACTTCCCGACCTCGGTGGTGCAGGTGATGCAGCAGGACGCGATCACCCGCCTCGGTCTTGAGCGGCTGCTGCTGGAGCCGGAGATGCTGGAGGCCGTCGAGCCGGACGTGCACCTGGTCGGCACCCTGCTCTCGCTCCGGCACGCCCTGCCCGAGACCACCAGGGAGACCGCCCGGGCGGTGGTCGGCAAGGTGGTCGCCGACCTGGAGCGCCGGCTCGCCGACCGGACCAGGACCACCCTCGGCGGCGCCCTCGACCGCAGCGCCAAGGTCAACCGCCCCCGGCACCAGGACATCGACTGGGGCCGCACCATCCGGGCCAATCTGACCAACTACCTGCCCGAGTACCGCACGGTGGTGCCCGAGCGGCTGGTCGGCTACGCCCGGGCGCAGCGCGCGGTGAAGAAGGAGGTGATCCTCTGCGTCGACCAGTCGGGCTCGATGGCCCCCTCGGTGGTGCACTCGGCGGTGTTCGGCGCGGTGCTGGCCTCGATGAAGAGCCTGTCCACCCGACTGGTGGTCTTCGACACCTCGGTGGTGGACCTGACCGAGCAGCTCACCGACCCGGTGGACGTGCTGTTCGCCACCCAGCTCGGCGGCGGCACCGACATCAACCGGGCGCTGGCCTACTGCCAGTCCCGGATCACCCGGCCGGCCGACACCGTGGTGGTGCTGATCAGCGACCTCTACGAGGGCGGCATCCGGGACGAGATGCTCAAGCGGGTGGCGGCGATGAAGGCGTCGGGTGTCCAGTTCGTCGCGCTGCTCGCACTCTCCGACGAGGGGGCCCCGGCCTACGACCACGCGCACGCCGCCGCGCTGGCCGCGCTCGGTGCGCCCGCCTTCGCCTGCACGCCGGACGTCTTCCCGGAGATCATGGCCGCCGCGATCGAGCGCCGTCCGCTGCCGATCCCGGAGAGCTGA
- a CDS encoding ATP-binding protein, with the protein MTTRTSAPETSEVLREHAEDAFAAELAALAAQDDRPRPERWRLSPWAVATYLLGGTLPDGTVITPKYVGPRRIVEVAVTTLATDRALLLLGVPGTAKTWVSEHLAAAVSGDSTLLVQGTAGTPEEAVRYGWNYAQLLANGPSRAALVPSPIMRAMADGQIARVEELTRIPADVQDSLITILSEKTLPIPELGLETQAVRGFNLIATANDRDRGVNELSSALRRRFNTVVLPLPGSLEEEVDIVTRRVGQLGRSLDLPALPEGAEEIRRVVTVFRELRDGVTTDGRTKVKTPSGTLSTAEAISVVTNGLALAAHFGDGVLRASDVVSGVAGAVLRDPATDRVIWQEYVEGVLRERDGWKDFYRASRENSR; encoded by the coding sequence ATGACCACTCGCACGAGTGCCCCCGAGACCAGCGAGGTGCTCCGCGAGCACGCCGAGGACGCCTTCGCCGCCGAGCTCGCCGCGCTCGCCGCGCAGGACGACCGGCCGCGCCCCGAGCGCTGGCGGCTCTCGCCCTGGGCGGTGGCCACCTACCTGCTCGGCGGCACCCTGCCGGACGGCACGGTGATCACGCCCAAGTACGTCGGCCCGCGCCGGATCGTCGAGGTCGCCGTCACCACGCTGGCCACCGACCGCGCGCTGCTCCTGCTCGGTGTCCCCGGCACCGCCAAGACCTGGGTGTCCGAGCACCTCGCCGCCGCCGTCAGCGGCGACTCCACCCTGCTGGTGCAGGGCACCGCCGGCACCCCCGAGGAGGCGGTCCGGTACGGGTGGAACTACGCCCAGCTGTTGGCCAACGGCCCCAGCCGGGCCGCCCTGGTGCCGTCCCCGATCATGCGGGCGATGGCGGACGGCCAGATCGCCCGGGTCGAGGAGCTGACCCGGATCCCGGCCGACGTGCAGGACAGCCTGATCACCATCCTCTCGGAGAAGACCCTGCCGATCCCCGAGCTCGGCCTGGAGACCCAGGCCGTCCGCGGCTTCAACCTGATCGCCACCGCGAACGACCGCGACCGGGGGGTCAACGAGCTCTCCAGCGCGCTGCGCCGCCGGTTCAACACGGTGGTGCTGCCGCTGCCGGGCTCGCTGGAGGAGGAGGTCGACATCGTCACCCGCCGGGTCGGCCAGCTCGGCCGCTCGCTCGACCTGCCCGCCCTGCCCGAGGGCGCGGAGGAGATCCGCCGGGTGGTCACCGTCTTCCGCGAGCTCCGGGACGGCGTGACCACCGACGGCCGGACGAAGGTGAAGACGCCCAGCGGCACCCTCTCCACCGCCGAGGCGATATCGGTGGTCACCAACGGCCTGGCGCTGGCCGCCCACTTCGGCGACGGCGTGCTCCGCGCGAGCGACGTGGTCTCCGGCGTCGCGGGCGCCGTGCTGCGCGACCCGGCCACCGACCGGGTGATCTGGCAGGAGTACGTCGAGGGCGTGCTCCGCGAGCGGGACGGCTGGAAGGACTTCTACCGCGCCAGCCGGGAGAACTCCCGCTGA
- the pcrA gene encoding DNA helicase PcrA: protein MTSLFDDLPLPGFELPSSARSQQQPPADEPPYEEEPPPYDSYDSYEEAVPDGLFQTDHAAQAERDAFYRNGAARPVIDPAQLLEGMNDPQREAVVHSGGPLLLVAGAGSGKTRVLTHRIAYLLGARGVQPGEILAITFTNKAAGEMRERVEALVGPRARAMWVSTFHSACVRILRRESKVLGFTSSFSIYDSADSQRLMALVCRDLDLDPKQFPPKSFTSKISNLKNELIDEETYAAQAANPMERKLAEAYHLYQRRLREANALDFDDIIMTTVNLLQAFPDVAEHYRRRFRHILVDEYQDTNHAQYMLVRELSGGAVAAQPKRTVDGDYVNPAAGRLSEVPPAELCVVGDADQSIYAFRGATIRNILQFEEDYPNATTILLEQNYRSTQTILSAANSVIERNTGRREKKLWTAGEHGEKVIGYVADDEHGEAQYIADEIDRLTDAGDARPGDVAIFYRTNAQSRVFEEVFIRVGLPYKVVGGVRFYERKEVRDVLAYLRVLSNPEDTVPLRRILNVPKRGIGDRAEAMIDALSQRERISFAQALVRVDEAYGMAARSANAVRKFNELMAGLRQIVESGAGPAAVLEAVLEETGYLAELQASTDPQDETRVENLQELASVALEYEQDPGERPEGDDEGTPPVGSLADFLERVALVADSDQIPDDEDGAGVITMMTLHTAKGLEFPVVFLTGMEDGIFPHMRALNQVKELEEERRLAYVGLTRARERLYLTRSVLRSAWGQPSYNPASRFLEEIPVELVEWKRTGASAVPASRGFSSSSGSGGSGAGSRKSAGAASSPKAGWGQSARRVTEREAVALAVGDRVTHDSFGLGTVVATSGVGDKAQATVDFGATGRKQLLLRYAPVEKL from the coding sequence TATGACTCGTACGAGGAGGCGGTGCCGGACGGGCTGTTCCAGACCGACCACGCGGCGCAGGCCGAGCGGGACGCGTTCTACCGGAACGGCGCGGCGCGGCCGGTGATCGATCCGGCGCAGCTGCTGGAGGGGATGAACGACCCGCAGCGGGAGGCCGTGGTCCACTCCGGCGGGCCGCTGCTGCTGGTGGCCGGGGCCGGGTCGGGGAAGACCCGGGTGCTGACGCACCGGATCGCGTACCTGCTCGGGGCGCGGGGGGTGCAGCCGGGGGAGATCCTGGCGATCACCTTCACCAACAAGGCCGCCGGGGAGATGCGGGAGCGGGTCGAGGCGCTGGTCGGGCCGCGGGCGCGGGCGATGTGGGTGTCGACCTTCCACAGCGCGTGTGTGCGGATCCTGCGGCGGGAGAGCAAGGTGCTCGGCTTCACGTCGAGCTTCTCGATCTACGACTCGGCGGATTCGCAGCGGCTGATGGCGCTGGTCTGCCGGGATCTGGACCTGGACCCGAAGCAGTTCCCGCCGAAGTCGTTCACCTCGAAGATCAGCAACCTGAAGAACGAGCTGATCGACGAGGAGACGTACGCCGCCCAGGCGGCCAACCCGATGGAGCGCAAGCTCGCGGAGGCGTACCACCTCTACCAGCGGCGGCTGCGGGAGGCCAACGCGCTGGACTTCGACGACATCATCATGACCACGGTGAACCTGCTGCAGGCGTTCCCGGACGTGGCCGAGCACTACCGGCGGCGGTTCCGGCACATCCTGGTGGACGAGTACCAGGACACCAACCACGCCCAGTACATGTTGGTCCGCGAGTTGAGCGGTGGTGCGGTGGCCGCGCAGCCGAAGCGGACGGTGGACGGGGACTACGTGAACCCGGCGGCCGGGCGGCTGTCGGAGGTGCCGCCGGCCGAGCTGTGCGTGGTGGGTGACGCGGACCAGTCGATCTACGCGTTCCGTGGCGCGACGATCCGGAACATCCTCCAGTTCGAGGAGGACTACCCGAACGCGACCACGATTCTGTTGGAGCAGAACTACCGTTCCACGCAGACGATTCTGAGTGCCGCGAACTCGGTGATCGAGCGGAACACCGGGCGCCGGGAGAAGAAGCTCTGGACCGCGGGCGAGCACGGCGAGAAGGTCATCGGCTACGTCGCGGACGACGAGCACGGCGAGGCGCAGTACATCGCCGACGAGATCGACCGGCTGACGGACGCCGGGGACGCCCGGCCCGGTGACGTGGCGATCTTCTACCGGACGAACGCGCAGTCCCGGGTGTTCGAGGAGGTGTTCATCCGGGTCGGCCTGCCGTACAAGGTGGTCGGCGGGGTGCGCTTCTACGAGCGCAAGGAGGTCCGGGACGTGCTCGCGTACCTGCGGGTGCTGTCCAACCCCGAGGACACCGTGCCGCTGCGGCGGATCCTGAACGTGCCCAAGCGCGGGATCGGCGACCGCGCGGAGGCGATGATCGACGCGCTCTCGCAGCGCGAGCGGATCAGCTTCGCGCAGGCGCTGGTGCGGGTGGACGAGGCGTACGGGATGGCTGCCCGGTCGGCCAACGCGGTGCGCAAGTTCAACGAACTGATGGCCGGGCTGCGGCAGATCGTCGAGTCGGGCGCGGGCCCGGCGGCGGTGCTGGAAGCCGTGCTGGAGGAGACCGGCTACCTGGCGGAGCTCCAGGCCTCCACCGACCCGCAGGACGAGACCCGGGTGGAGAACCTCCAGGAGCTCGCCTCGGTGGCGCTGGAGTACGAGCAGGACCCGGGCGAGCGGCCGGAGGGCGACGACGAAGGCACGCCGCCGGTCGGCTCGTTGGCGGACTTCCTGGAGCGGGTCGCGCTGGTCGCGGACTCGGACCAGATCCCCGACGACGAGGACGGCGCGGGTGTCATCACGATGATGACGCTGCACACCGCCAAGGGCCTGGAGTTCCCGGTGGTGTTCCTGACCGGCATGGAGGACGGGATCTTCCCGCACATGCGGGCGCTCAACCAGGTCAAGGAGCTGGAGGAGGAGCGGCGGCTCGCGTACGTCGGCCTGACCCGGGCCCGCGAGCGGCTGTACCTGACCAGGTCGGTGCTGCGCAGTGCGTGGGGGCAGCCCTCGTACAACCCGGCCTCGCGGTTCCTGGAGGAGATCCCGGTCGAGCTGGTGGAGTGGAAGCGTACGGGTGCTTCGGCGGTGCCGGCCTCGCGCGGGTTCTCCTCCTCGTCCGGCTCCGGTGGATCGGGTGCGGGCTCCAGGAAGTCGGCGGGGGCGGCGAGTTCGCCGAAGGCGGGCTGGGGTCAGTCGGCCCGGCGGGTCACCGAGCGGGAGGCCGTCGCGCTGGCGGTCGGCGACCGGGTCACCCACGACAGCTTCGGGCTCGGCACCGTGGTGGCGACCTCGGGCGTCGGGGACAAGGCGCAGGCCACGGTGGACTTCGGGGCCACCGGGCGCAAGCAGCTGCTGCTGCGGTACGCGCCGGTCGAGAAGCTCTGA